ACTTTTCCAGAAACGACCCATGAGTTATTGTATACATTGCAAGAGTATTTATAGAGAACTTTTGGGACATGACAACTTAAATAGGATTGATATGTCAAACACAGATTTTTTGTATAACACATACACGAAaaactttgaatatataaaacctaagtcggaataataaaataattataatggcgGAAGTTAATTTGGTTAAATGTGTACGAGTTTATCGAGTTCTGAATGAACAAGATCGGAAATATTATTgcgtattttgttggcacaatcaaatatttttacccagcattaatattgaaacttcGGTTGGCCCTATGGAAGGAATATTCCAGacactacattattttacaaattgttttaatacaatgATTTTCCGATGTGCCatgtgtaacaataaattatccgatattgttatgatagatcaatgtgaaagatgttacttaaaatttaggaatTTAAGAACACGAGGCCAATTACAAGATTCAGATTTGTTAACTacttgtttcatttataatttggaaaataatgagctAACACACTCATGCGTATCAGGTTGAAAGCATATGGTAACACCAAACGAATTAttggcaatatttattaagctgaataattgtaacattgtCCATAGAACAATGAAGCCGTTATCAGGAATTATGTTATTCGTATTAATCCCCACAACCTACGGACTCATTGGATTCGATTGTGGAGGTCAGCATTTAAATGTAACCACAGTATCATTGCTAGGTGTCAGAGACTGTGAACTTAAGCACCAATCGTTAAATACATCTGACACACACATTCAGTTACTACAACTCGCGGAATATAATTACGTGGAAGTGATACAGTGCAAAGTTGAAATATCGCGAGTGATACAGTACTGTGGAATGCATTCGCATATATCAGCTGTAGCCAATGCACGACTAGAGTACCTACAGGAAGTTTCCAGAGTCAAGTGCTACCACGCTTTTCAGGAAGGGACCTTCTCCATAGGACTGGGAGGGATCGTCACCAAACTGAAGCCTAATACTACCACCGTTCACAGCATCCTGCTTGCCGGAACGATAAACCATGATGGAACCTGCAAGGGTACACAATTCTCCGACCCTTACGGGACTTGGCACAACGTCGTAGTAGATGGAACTGTACGGATATCATTAAAGTCATCCTATGTTCCTGTGCACCTAAATTCTGGAAAAGTAATGCTAAGATCAGGAACTGTCTGCACACTGAGCGACGGTTTTTGCATCGATTTTGACGATGGATATTCATATTGGAAACCGATGCCCACATCGTCTTGCAATTTCCACCAGTACAACGTACTGTATGAAGGAACGGCAGTTAAAATGAATGGAATAATGGATACCATTCATCAGACTATTTATACTCTTGTCAGTCAGGATACAACTTTTGCCTTGACAGCAGGAGGAAGTCAAGCCGTGTGTGGATACACCCTACTCACCACGGAGCATCCTAAACTATTTATCTTGGAGGCAGAAAAGGGAAACACCTTCGCGGAGCGAAGAGACATCCCTGTGGAGAACCTCGATATTTTCACCTACGTCAACTCTAAATTCGTGTACGTAGAAAAACATATACGACATCAGATGACATCGTTGTATCGTGACGTTATTCAACAACGTTGCGAGCTGGAAAAGGAAGTGTTAAAAAACACACTGTCCTTCGCTACTCTTCAGCCAGACGAATTCGCTTATCGGCTCATGAAAGGACCAGGTTACATGGCCGTCACTGCAGGGGAAGCCGTTCATGTCATCAAGTGTATACCAGTGGACGTCATCGTACGCCGCACTAAGGAATGTTATATTGAGCTACCGGTTACAGTACGCAACACTTCCCTCTTTATCACACCAAAATCACACGTGTTGACCAAGATGGGAACCATACGAGAGTGTAGCTACGAATTGCCAACCCTTTATCGAATTGAGGATACATGGATTGAACTTATTCCGGAGCCACGTGTTCGCAGAACATCGTTGCAGCAGTTACAACCTATGACAAGTATGtcatggaattatttaacgcCGGGACCACTAGCTTCCAGCGGAATATATTCCCAGGCGGATCTTGATAAAATCAGGGATCATATAATGTTCCCTGCTGAAAAGCCAGCGTTACTTAACAGCATGGCTCGTGGAATCACCGGACACGTCATGCCTGACGATACCATGTCCATTTACAACTTATTGGATGAAGcatcattaaacaaaattgctgaGTCAACTGCCAAACGGATCTGGGGCGGATTCATCACATTTGGATCAGCCACAGCTGGAGTTTTTGGAGTATTATTAGTAGTACGACTAATCAGCTAGCCATCGACACGATGATCGTTGTTCCTCGGGATCTGCTCGTCCATCGTGTGGCTGCGTTTGGCTGTACCTCTGGCCAAATAGAGTAGCAGATGAGTCAAGGAGCTCCAGATAGCTCCTAGCACGTACAGACTGCATCCGTAGGCTGAATGTAGAGCATAACCATGTATCATCGTGTCGATGGCTAGCTTGATTAGTCGTACTACTAATAATACTCCAAAAACTCCTGCTGTGGCTGATCCAAATGTGATGAATCCGCCCCAGATCCGTTTGGCAGTTGACtcagcaattttgtttaatgatgCTTCATCCAATAAGTTGTAAATGGACATGGTATCGTCAGGCATGACGTGTCCGGTGATTCCACGAGCCATGCTGTTAAGTAACGCTGGCTTTTCAGCAGGGAACATTATATGATCCCTGATTTTATCAAGATCCGCCTGGGAATATATTCCGCTGGAAGCTAGTGGTCCCGgcgttaaataattccatgaCATACTTGTCATAGGTTGTAACTGCTGCAACGATGTTCTGCGAACACGTGGCTCCGGAATAAGTTCAATCCATGTATCCTCAATTCGATAAAGGGTTGGCAATTCGTAGCTACACTCTCGTATGGTTCCCATCTTGGTCAACACGTGTGATTTTGGTGTGATAAAGAGGGAAGTGTTGCGTACTGTAACCGGTAGCTCAATATAACATTCCTTAGTGCGGCGTACGATGACGTCCACTGGTATACACTTGATGACATGAACGGCTTCCCCTGCAGTGACGGCCATGTAACCTGGTCCTTTCATGAGCCGATAAGCGAATTCGTCTGGCTGAAGAGTAGCGAAGGACAGTGTGTTTTTTAACACTTCCTTTTCCAGCTCGCAACGTTGTTGAATAACGTCACGATACAACGATGTCATCTGATGTCGTATATGTTTTTCTACGTACACGAATTTAGAGTTGACGTAGGTGAAAATATCGAGGTTCTCCACAGGGATGTCTCTTCGCTCCGCGAAGGTGTTTCCCTTTTCTGCCTCCAAGATAAATAGTTTAGGATGCTCCGTGGTGAGTAGGGTGTATCCACACACGGCTTGACTTCCTCCTGCTGTCAAGGCAAAAGTTGTATCCTGACTGACAAGAGTATAAATAGTCTGATGAATGGTATCCATTATTCCATTCATTTTAACTGCCGTTCCTTCATACAGTACGTTGTACTGGTGGAAATTGCAAGACGATGTGGGCATCGGTTTCCAATATGAATATCCATCGTCAAAATCGATGCAAAAACCGTCGCTCAGTGTGCAGACAGTTCCTGATCTTAGCATTACTTTTCCAGAATTTAGGTGCACAGGAACATAGGATGACTTTAATGATATCCGTACAGTTCCATCTACTACGACGTTGTGCCAAGTCCCGTAAGGGTCGGAGAATTGTGTACCCTTGCAGGTTCCATCATGGTTTATCGTTCCGGCAAGCAGGATGCTGTGAACGGTGGTAGTATTAGGCTTCAGTTTGGTGACGATCCTCCCAGTCCTATGGAGAAGGTCCCTTCCTGAAAAGCGTGGTAGCACTTGACTCTGGAAACTTCCTGTAGGTACTCTAGTCGTGCATTGGCTACAGCTGATATATGCGAATGCATTCCACAGTACTGTATCACTCGCGATATTTCAACTTTGCACTGTATCACTTCCACGTAATTATATTCCGCGAGTTGTAGTAACTGAATGTGTGTGTCAGATGTATTTAACGATTGGTGCTTAAGTTCACAGTCTCTGACACCTAGCAATGATACTGTGGTTACATTTAAATGCTGACCTCCACAATCGAATCCAATGAGTCCGTAGGTTGTGGGGATTAATACGAATAACATAATTCCTGATAACGGCTTCATTGTTCTATGGACAATGTTACAATCATTcagcttaataaatattgccaaTAATTCGTTTGGTGTTACCATATGCTTTCAACCTGATACGCATGAGTGTGTTagctcattattttccaaattataaatgaaacaagtAGTTAACAAATCTGAATCTTGTAATTGGCCTCGTGTTCTTAAattcctaaattttaagtaacatctttcacattgatctatcataacaatatcggataatttattgttacacatGGCACATCGGAAAATcattgtattaaaacaatttgtaaaataatgtagtgtCTGGAATATTCCTTCCATAGGGCCAACCgaagtttcaatattaatgctgggtaaaaatatttgattgtgccaacaaaatacgcAATAATATTTCCGATCTTGTTCATTCAGAACTCGATAAACTCGTACACATTTAACCAAATTAACTTCcgccattataattattttattattccgacttaggttttatatattcaaagtttTTCGTGTATGTGTTATACAAAAAATCTGTGTTTGACATATCAATCCTATTTAAGTTGTCATGTCCCAAAAGTTCTCTATAAATACTCTTGCAATGTATACAATAACTCATGGGTCGTTTCTGAAAAGTTGCTCGTTGCAACTTACGCAGGTTCCTAAATCTACGGTCCCGCTGGCAatgtaatgcgtaataataatttcaaaattactagTATTGCTTTTCTTACTAAAACAggacatacaatataaatgtcgTGTTAATCGATGTACAACCTTAATATTaactatgcattttgcatGATTTAAAACTAGCGGGTCTAAAGTCTTACTAGACTGCGcatgattattcattatatagccttaaaattatttcttatattaatgatgacatgtatttatgtctaatgctatttttccctttacaaAGTTTAATCAATTAAGGAAAATTAGCATTTCTACGGAACTCTATTGTTATTAGAGTAGGGTTTGAGCTGTTCAGAATTTGAACTAACTCTTTGTCAAGTAAAAGTTGCAACAGAGGTGTCTATTGCTTCAATGCATTTTAATGCTATAATTATCCTGTATGCAAGAAGTGTTTTCCTGAAAATGGTTAATTATCCATTGATGGTAAATTAACTTCAttgaatcaaaatttatgttcGTGTTAACGAAATTAATCTAACTTCGTTGTTGTATATACGAATAAGTGTTGGATCGtgtaattcaaaaatatcctTATCATGAATTTCCAAATATTCTGTTAACAATTCATATGTATGGTAACAATCTGcacaattataaaatggaTTATAAATTAGTAAACTCTTTCCACAAAATGTGCATTCGAAAATAACTTGACGGCTTCCAATTACCATATCATGTTTTAGTAACCGTGAGACATtctgtttataatatatcttctcgttatttttgtAGCAAGTGTCACACAAAAATATGCTATTAGCTGACTTGTAACATAACACTGTTCTCATACAATGTACAAGAGAGGCTCTGtgtaaataagtaattattcCTGGACAGTTCCTCCGAGAACTGAAATGACGGTGTGTGGGacacataaaaacacattCAATTGAAAAATGCCTTAGGGCAAGGTTTCGGGTTGATCCGCCGTTTCCTTACGCCTAAATACACAAAAGTATATGTATTATCTTGGTGCACTATAAACTGGCTAGTGGCACTTTCAAAGGTGGTTGTCCGTCTCACTCCATAGGTGTGGTACCATTGGATGCACTGACGGTAAGTTTCTGAGCTCAGCTCAATTTGTTGATCCTGCAACgcgtacaaatattattagttttcaTCCAGGATTTAAATGGGATATTTTGAGTTTGTCCATATGGACTACTCGGGGTtgattttgaaacaaaatttttgcattatgggtggtaatatttccaatatttgATAAGGTCCGGTATAATGATCAGCGAATTTTCCTTTACGTGGTTCTTTCAATAAAAGACGTTATCCCCCTCCTTAAAATCATATGGGCGCACTTGTCTGTCATAATATCGCTTGCTTCGTTCTtttgattgtatcaaattttgtctggccatttcctgtatttcgtttaacttatgaaacaaatttgttaaatattcgcAATATGTTATATCCGTTTCTTCCTCTGTGGGAACAAAAGAGCTTGGGGTACGAGGTATTCGCCCGAATACTAACTGAAATGGGGAGTACTGAGTACTCTCGTGTACACTCgtattataagaaaacataGCCATAGGTATGTATTCGTCCCATTCGTTGTCTTTACTGATTTGTAACTTAAGATATTCTATTAACACGTGGTGTGATCGCTCTATAGATCCATTTGATTGTGGATGGTAAGCTGTAGTTTTCAAATgtctgatattaaatttctttgtaatatttctcattaaagaaGACAAAAAATTGGCACCTTGATCcgttaaaattatcttagGTGTTCcatacaaacaaataaaatgtttaataaaagcatCAGCTATTGTTAATGAAGTAGCTTCATGTAAAGGTATGGCAACTGAATACTTAGTCAATAGATCctgtattgttaaaatatatatgttctttctttttgttgcagGTAGTGGTCCTACAATGTCCATGGATACTTTATCAAAAGCACGACCTGGAGTATCCGTGATTATCATTGGTTGCTTTGTTTTTATTCTCGTTAATTTCCGTAACTGACAATGCCTGCATTTCTGAATAAATTGCTGTATATCCTTTTTCATTGTATTCCAATAATAATGGGGTCGTAATCTATTGTAAGTTTTTGTTACGCCTTTATGTCCTCCTACTGCTGAAGAGTGCGTTTCTTCTATCAAGgtaatctttcaatttctgtTGGGGTCTGAACAAGACCATGACAAATAGTTACCTTAATTGtgaaatcatttaaatatttaataatttgtttttggaCATATCCCCATGGTATGTCATCGAACTTATTCGTTTTCCTTATACTGATCGAAGTTAAGTGTAATTCCCGTATTGCATCTGCTAAAGATGATGCacaacttttaatattgttggTTTCTACCAAAGTTCGATCGTTTAATTTCAAGGGTAAAGCAATTAACGTTTTGTTCCTTAATGCGGAAACCTTAACTCTTTCGTACATAATATCCTGATATTTGGGGAACAGTCCGGCACTTTGCAATTCCCTTGCGCCGTTGTCCAATGGATttccgtttaaataaataaatattaccaaattatcACTTTGCTTTAACAAATTATCGCGAGTTTCCGTTATTGTTACCCGTGAAGCGTCCTCTCCTACCGCTATAGGTACAGAGTTGCGCGGGACTAACTCGTTTTGGTCCTCCTCTTCGCTACTAGAATCTTGGCTATAAAATATGTCTTCCTCTGATTCGAAATTTAATGGCTCGTTAGTGTTTACCGGGGTGCCTTCCTCTAAATTTTCCTGATTATCTTCCTCTACAATTTCAATAGGTTGCTCTATCGGTTCCtgtgattgttcattaatatgatcgtaattagaaataactGTATCTGGAGGTCGACTTgttggaaatgaaaataaagattcattGGATGATTCATccaatgtatcaggtagatcTGTAATTAAAGGTAATGTTACAGCTAATGGTGGATTTCGTGATAACGCATCGGCGTTATTATTCAagcttccttttttatattgaatatcataATCGAACTCTGCCAACTTAGTTCTCCATTTCCAAAGTCTTGAAGATGGATCTTTAATGGAATGTAACCAAACTAAAGGTTTGTGATCCGTAACGATAGTAAACTTCCTTCCGTACAAATATGGCCTAAAATGATTCGTGCAATATACCATAGCCAAACATTCTTTCTCTatggttgaataattttgttctgcTCTATTAAGTATACGCGAAACATATGCGACAGGTAaatcttttcctatttttcccTGACTTAAAACGCCTCCAATTGCATATCCGGATGCATCtgtagttaaaataaaaggctGTGTAAAATCTGGATATTGCAATATAGGTTCCGTGCACAAAAAATTCTGGAGAGTAGCAAACGCTACTGCTTGCGGAGATTCCCAAACAAAAGGTCGATCTTTCTTCAATAACTCGGTTAATGGTTtagcaatttttgaaaattctggtatAAATCGTCTGTAATAACCTGCCAAGccaagaaattgtttaatatttttggcattacgtggaattggaaaattcttgatagcTTTAACCTTTTCAGGATCTGGTTTAACACCTTCAGAACTAATTATGTGTCCTAAATATCCACTTCTTTGCGAAGAAACTCGCATTTATCAGGTTGTAATTTAAGGTTGGCTTCCCTTAATCTTTTCATTAGCcttgcaatttttacattgtgcTCTTGCAATGATCGAGCATAAATAACTATGTCGTCAacgtaaacaaataattcatttccctGTAATCCGATAAGTACGGTATCCATTAATCGTTGAAAAGTAGAAGGGGCATTCTTTAATCCAAATGGCATTCGTTTATACTGATAATGCCCGTACGGTGTGGAAAAAGCTGTTTTACACGCATCTTTCGGATTCATTGGTATTTGATGAAACCCGGAGGCTAAATCTAataccgtaaaatattttgcatttcctaATTGGTCAagaatatctgtaatatttggAAGAGGGTACGCATCTCCTATAGTTTTTTCATTGAGGTGGCGAAAATCTATAACCATTCTCCATCTTTTATTTCCTGAAGAATCTGATTTCTTAGGTACTATCCAAACTGGTGAATTGTAAGGGGAAGTAGAATGTTCTATTATGCCATCAGCTAATAAAGCATCTACTTgtctattaatttcatctttatgaaaaggggaaaaacgaTATTGCTTCTGATGGATAGGAACTTCAGTTATGGTTGGGATAGAATGCTGTGTAGCATCTGTATGTTCTAAATGATCAGTTGGCAACTGAAATCTGTCCTGATAATCGTTAATCAAAGCAAGAAGATTATCTCTTTCCTCGGAGTTGAGATGATCCATGCGTAATAACTGCGAAATTACTTTAACCCTTTCCTGTGGGGTTTTGTAAGTAATACTAAAACTACCAAGATGATCAGGGACTGATTGGTTCCAACTAAAATTACCACAGGGCATTTCCTTGCCTCGGCATGGTTCCTGGGTTTCAAATGGagttttttccaaattactaGGATTAATAAGGGATTCATAACGATTGTACGACGTAAGACTGGGCTTTCTGCATGCCCTCGGGCGGCAGGAGCTGACTGAACCTCCTCAGAGATTTCGGGTTTTCGAAAGGATTAGCAATATCATATTCTTCCAAAACAATGGAGGGAACCTCCATGTCGTATGCTAAAtctgtagtattatatatgggAAGGTGTGCCTTTCCGTTTATATTAGTAACAAGAGCTTTCCCAAGGTAAATTCCCTCAACGGACTTAATCAAAGGTATGTATCCGCTTTTCACCTCAGGATTTACAATCTTAACATGAAACGGTGTAACTGAACGTGGCTCAAGATGTATGTACTCTACCTCGGTAAATGGCATACATGTATCATCATAAATTAACCGTTTGTTCTTAAAATCTATGGAAGCGTTATGCTTCCTCATAAGACTAGTACCGAGAATACcgcattgtacaaaatttatatcgtcCGGTACTATGTGAAACTGCA
This genomic stretch from Ooceraea biroi isolate clonal line C1 unplaced genomic scaffold, Obir_v5.4 UnassembledTig36, whole genome shotgun sequence harbors:
- the LOC113563506 gene encoding uncharacterized protein LOC113563506, which gives rise to MLRSGTVCTLSDGFCIDFDDGYSYWKPMPTSSCNFHQYNVLYEGTAVKMNGIMDTIHQTIYTLVSQDTTFALTAGGSQAVCGYTLLTTEHPKLFILEAEKGNTFAERRDIPVENLDIFTYVNSKFVYVEKHIRHQMTSLYRDVIQQRCELEKEVLKNTLSFATLQPDEFAYRLMKGPGYMAVTAGEAVHVIKCIPVDVIVRRTKECYIELPVTVRNTSLFITPKSHVLTKMGTIRECSYELPTLYRIEDTWIELIPEPRVRRTSLQQLQPMTSMSWNYLTPGPLASSGIYSQADLDKIRDHIMFPAEKPALLNSMARGITGHVMPDDTMSIYNLLDEASLNKIAESTAKRIWGGFITFGSATAGVFGVLLVVRLIKLAIDTMIHGYALHSAYGCSLYVLGAIWSSLTHLLLYLARGTAKRSHTMDEQIPRNNDHRVDG